TTCGGTTCCGCGCGCGCCGCGCGGGGGGCGTGGCCCGGCGGGGAATCGCGGGGCAGGGCGGCGGGACCGGTGATTTCGTGGTGGGGTGCCCGAGAGGCTAAAGGGGACGGTCTGTAAAATCGTTGGCTCAGCCTACGGTGGTTCGAATCCACCCCCCACCACCACTCGAAGTCGTGATCACGATCGGCGGGCGGGAGTAACTCAGCTGGTTAGAGTCACAGCCTTCCAAGCTGTTGGTCGCGGGTTCGAGTCCCGTCTCCCGCTCCATCTTTCCTGAAGCGCGGCCGCGCACGGCGGCCGACATCGGCAGCGCCCGCCCCCGGCGGCGGCGCCCGCCGGCCCAGGCGGCAAGCAGTGTTTCGCCCGAGTAGCTCAGTCGGTAGAGCATCTCCATGGTAAGGAGAAGGTCATCGGTTCGATTCCGATCTCGGGCTCCACTCCACCGCCAACACCGCGTTCGTCCCGGGCAGCGGCCCGGCGCGTCATCCCGATTCAGCAGGAGGACCAGTTTCCATGGCCAAGCAGAAGTTCGAGCGTACCAAGCCGCACGTGAACGTGGGCACGATCGGGCACGTGGACCACGGGAAGACGACGTTGACGGCGGCGATCACGATGGTTCTTTCGCAGAACAACCCGAAGATTCACGTTCGCGAC
The Candidatus Eisenbacteria bacterium DNA segment above includes these coding regions:
- the tuf gene encoding elongation factor Tu (EF-Tu; promotes GTP-dependent binding of aminoacyl-tRNA to the A-site of ribosomes during protein biosynthesis; when the tRNA anticodon matches the mRNA codon, GTP hydrolysis results; the inactive EF-Tu-GDP leaves the ribosome and release of GDP is promoted by elongation factor Ts; many prokaryotes have two copies of the gene encoding EF-Tu) gives rise to the protein MAKQKFERTKPHVNVGTIGHVDHGKTTLTAAITMVLSQNNPKIHVRD